The nucleotide sequence TCAAATACTCTACCAGTTTTTGTGATTTGGCTTTGGCCCCTACATGTTACAGTGAATTGAATCCTATGATATACTTAGGCACCAAATTAGAAAATTTGCCTAAGATGGTCAAATTATTTGAGTCAAACATTTGGAAGCCATCCACTGGACTGGGCAGACTAATGGTGAGCAGCAGGTAAAACTGGTCTCTTGGCTCTTTGCAAGGATATTCTGTCCCTGTTTTAGCTTatcctttaaaatataaatgttaaaaaatcagtttgggcaagttactttcaAGGTGTGGCACTTCTTGAAAGCATTGGCCAGAGAGCAACAGTCCTGATAGGTGAAGTCAAAGAGGCTCCACTCAAAGTTCATGCCACAGTCTTTCACACCATACGTCAGATGCAGCTCTTCTAGGTGAGAGAGGGCAGCAGTGAGCACTCCTAGGTCATAGTGATGCATGCAGATTCATCAACCCCAACATCACTCCCAGAATCGGAAAAGTCATCCTCCTCTTTATTCTGATCCAGCTTCACTGGTGGGAGGAACTGATTGATTTCCAGCTTCCTCACATACTCCTTGCAGAGTGGGATGACCTCCAGGACTTGACTGGGGTCAGTTGTGTTAGGGATGAAGTACTTCAGGATGTTCTCCAGGTGGCGTTCAAAGAACATCCGCTTCCAGCTGCCCCCGTAGTGGGAGACATCACACACTGCCCAGCGCTCAGTACAGCACCTCTTCCAGTAGCCTTCATCGCTGATCAGATTGGCGGTCACTGTGAGGGGCAGGCCTGTGGAAATCCTGTCCAGCACCTTCCTTTGGTGCTCTGGCAGGAGATAGTCCACGACAGGATTCTCTGTAGGGAATAATGAAGAGGCAAGGTTACTCCCCAAAAGCATTCTGAATCTGAGGGGGGTATGTTCACTATCCAGTCCCCCTAGAAATATCATGGTGAGTAATATTCTAACCCAGACCTATTGACATAAGTTTTTTACCATTTGGCAATCATTGATTTTATATGCTGTTTGGGAATAGCATCTGTTAATTTGCGCTCCCTTCTGCTACTCCCATAGTACCACACCACAAAAATATTGTCGGTCCTACATAAACTGTGGATAgtgatttgtatttttatttttagctggTGGACTTCTTGTTGTCTAAATAGATATTTAATGGAAAATTCTGCTCTAGTACACCAAGGTAAATCCAGAATAACATCACTAATGTGaatggagttgctctggatttacaccagtatatgtgacagcagaatttggctcattgtttAGAGAACGTCCCCATAGGATTATAACctttaaaaggagaaaattttGGATCTGGGCTCTTTAGACGTTCTTTATAAAACTTCTCTTGGCTTTGCACCTTTGTATATTCTACTAAAAGTTATCCACTTTTTGCCCACCAAGCACTCTCTCTATCTCCTCCTTCAAACCTACCTTATTCAGAAAAATGTTCCCTTCTCCTCCAGTAATCTCTCTTCAACTCTCTGCCTTGAACCTCTGTCCTATCTCTCATCTCATCTCACTGACACTGGAAGCTCTCTGGGGACAGGGAATTTCTGTAGAGTGCCATATACACTTACAGCACTATATACctgatttttattaattatcATCACCATGATGGAATCATAGAGACTAGAAACAGAGAGACCTGTCTGCACATGGAAAATTTTATTCTGAGAAGCAAAGCTGGGTTcctactttctctctcttcttggcAGTCTCTCTACTAAAGATATCTACATAAGAAGAGCGCTGTGGCTTTGCTTGGAGACTTCTTCCAATATTCCCTCCATTTCCTCCCACACACTAACATCCTTACATTGCAGTGACCCTCTCTTAGTCCAACCCTTTCTGAGGCCTTCAGTGCCACTTTTCTGAGTCGGGCAGGGAGCATCACTGTGaagttattgacataaactgtgacagtatagatcattgttgcaaccagggtcctatggttgcaccagttCTTGGACAGAGAAGGCCAAGTaggatgtctatggaaaggttgtagtttgctggttatgattatgctgtctgtatgtgtttatcatttttgtatctgaagttatgaatattggctatgtacttgtttgattctaagtagcctcaatgaagcatttggtcagcttcctgagaaaggactattctcagtaagtgccccatcaagaaacacttaattaTCAATGGACTTtgagagatgccaatccacatcttaGCTTTCTTGGGAACGTTCAacctaacatgtaaacaatggcatcagcctgcaaaaagcGGAATCAtccatagacatgtgacttgcccaggtggctacagacTTCATCTTGTTgttgtgattttgcacaggagaacaaaggggtttctgcccacgacagagaatataaaaggccctggaaacccctccagtttgtcttcagctggctcaaaagataGCCTTTCCACTCCAGAGAGATGCCTGaaggaaactggaacaaagaatcataactatgggggtgtgagtgattgctggacccagactaggaaggactcTAGTccatgaaagaagcttattggaactctctgagggtgagatttacttgcatttagtttcctactgtattaggcttcgacttgcgtgtttttgatttattttgcttggtaatttactttgttctgtctgttattattgGAACCACCctctactttttatatttaataaaattactttttacttattaattaacccagagcaagtaattaatacctgggggagcaaacagctgtgcatatctctctatcagtgttataaagggcgaacaatttatgagtttaccctgtataagctttatacagagtaaaatgaatTAATTTGGGGTTTGgctcccattgggaactggataGCTgggtgttagagacaggaacacttaagctgttttcagttaagtctgcagcttgtgggggacgtagttcagacctgggtctgtgtttgtagcaggttGACGTGTCTGACTCAACAAGACAGGGAACTGAAGTCCCAAgttgccagggaaaatgggctcagaggcagtctcagcacatcaggttgcagccccaagggggtttctgtgacccaacccgtcacaatCACTGAGGATCCAAGGAAGTTACTCCTTTTCCAGCCTCACTGGGCTCCCAGACCCAGGCAGCTTAGGGCCCAAACTCTGAACCCTGACCTGGCAGCATGCGAGACAAGCAGTCTTGCTATTTCTTAGCAATTCATCTGGTCCAGATGCACACTCTCCACCTGAGGATGTCACCATTCTTGGGTTGTTACATCACAGCTAATTGCTGTGGAAATGTTAGTGAAATCATAAGTTTATATCCCACTCCCATACCCTTCATACATTACTTGTATTCTTCACCTGGGGCAGGGAATAGTTCTacttgtctgtacagcacccagcacaatgggacccatcCTGACCAGGCCCCTGGATGGTACTGTAATGTGTGAGATGACAAAGAGCAGAGAAATCTGACTTCAGTGGTCAAGGTAAAAACTGATATAGTGAGTCCAAGCCGGGCATGGAGGGAAACTGAAGAACAGCCCGACAGATGTGATGGGCTGAATTCAGGGCAGCTTCCCATTCTGCATAGTAGtcccagtgggccaaattcatcgcCCATGTAACTCAATGGAAACCAATGGAGTGACATAGACACGTCTAGCTACTGAGCAGCAGGAGAGATTTtttcctctgccccccactctttccttttctttgacaCTCAGCAGGATGGAGAGCACAGTGTGAGCCGGCTTCACAACCTAAGGTAGAACAATGCAGTCCGCAtgactgctgtggggaagggatcATGGCTTACTTTCAAAGTTGCTGACGATGTGCTGGAGGCAGAGCTCACTGAGGTGTGGAACAACGGCCAGGGACCACTCAGGATCCTCAGCAATGATCCGTCGCATGCGTCGGGGGTTGGCTGCAGGGTTCACCACTGATGTTTTCAATGAGGGAGAGGCCACATTCATGTCTCCAGAAACTGGCACCTGCATCTTCACTTGCTAGTCTGACTCTAGCCCCGTAGATGAAACAGAAGGAAAGTCTGCATCAGGACAGTATCACCAGCACATTTCCAGCCATGGTTCCCggggaaaaaaagaagtttaAGAAAGGGCCAATAATTGGAGCCTCTCACTGGtactaataaaaacaacaacaacaacaaaatgttgGCACTCCCATGACATCACTCTGCACACTTTGGATACCCTTTTCtgctaccctttgtctgtcttgtctattttagaTTGTACGCTCTT is from Dermochelys coriacea isolate rDerCor1 chromosome 3, rDerCor1.pri.v4, whole genome shotgun sequence and encodes:
- the TCTE1 gene encoding LOW QUALITY PROTEIN: dynein regulatory complex subunit 5 (The sequence of the model RefSeq protein was modified relative to this genomic sequence to represent the inferred CDS: inserted 5 bases in 5 codons; deleted 1 base in 1 codon), which codes for MQVPVSGDMNVASPSLKTSVVNPAANPRRMRRIIAEDPEWSLAVVPHLSELCLQHIVSNFEKNPVVDYLLPEHQRKVLDRISTGLPLTVTANLISDEGYWKRCCTERWAVCDVSHYGGSWKRMFFERHLENILKYFIPNTTDPSQVLEVIPLCKEYVRKLEINQFLPPVKLDQNKEEDDFSDSGSDVGVDEXCMHHYDLGVLTAALSHLEELHLTYGVKDCGMNFEWSLFDFTYQDCCSLANAFKKCHTLKVFKLCRSKVDDERXRVLIRNLLDHPCLVELDLSHNLISDRGARAIGKLINHSXLEILNLCNNRIRAPGAQAIAHALAKNSTLTSLNLRINCIEDEGGQAIGHALLTNATLTSIHLGGNELSEPTATLFSQVLAQNTALTSINLACNHIGLDGGKQLLEGMSDNKTVTEXDLRLAEVGQESEYLINQXLKANQEIARLKTLYQSNSLEEKSPDLD